A genomic stretch from Setaria italica strain Yugu1 chromosome VII, Setaria_italica_v2.0, whole genome shotgun sequence includes:
- the LOC101785706 gene encoding tRNA (adenine(58)-N(1))-methyltransferase catalytic subunit TRMT61A has translation MMVPLDPANKLTLQRRIAEGDTVVVYERHDAMRAVAVRAGGVLQNRFGVFRHDDWIGLPFGSKVFSASGGGGGRGGGGKGGGGGKAGGGFVHLLAPTPELWTLVLSHRTQILYIADISLVVAYLELVPGCVVLESGTGSGSLTTSLARAVAPHGRVHTFDFHEQRAASAREDFKRNGLSSLITVNVRDIQGEGFPEEHRAATDAVFLDLPQPWLAIPSVGSMLKQDGILCSFSPCIEQVQRACEAMRSCFTDIRTFEILLRTYEVRDGALKSGTADESNVGPPQKRKRSTASGENADHAQKNNSILVRPCSTAKGHTGYLTFARLRVSDDQTES, from the exons ATGATGGTCCCACTCGACCCCGCGAACAAGCTCACCTTGCAGCGCCGCATCGCGGAGGGCGACACGGTGGTGGTGTACGAGCGCCACGACGCGATGCGCGCTGTCGcggtccgcgccggcggcgtcctccaGAATCGGTTCGGAGTCTTCCGCCACGACGACTGGATCGGCCTTCCCTTCGGATCCAAGGTCTTCagcgcctccggcggcggcggaggcaggggcggagggggcaaggggggcggcggcggcaaggccgGTGGTGGGTTCGTGCACCTCCTTGCGCCGACCCCGGAGCTATGGACGCTGGTGCTCAGCCACCGGACCCAGATCCTCTACATCGCCGACATCAGCCTCGTCGTCGCCTACCTCGAGCTCGTCCCCGGGTGCGTCGTTCTCGAGTCCGGCACGGGCAGCGGCTCGCTCACCACCTCGCTGGCGCGTGCTGTCGCGCCGCACGGCCGTGTCCACACATTTGATTTCCACGAGCAGAGGGCTGCCTCAGCAAG GGAAGACTTCAAAAGAAATGGCCTTAGCAGCCTGATCACAGTCAATGTGAGGGATATACAAGGGGAAGGATTCCCAGAGGAGCATCGTGCTGCCACTGATGCTGTCTTCCTGGACTTGCCCCAGCCTTGGCTTGCAATACCTTCTGTTGGTTCAATGCTAAAGCAAGACGGCATTCTGTGCTCCTTTTCACCTTGCATTGAGCAAGTACAACGTGCTTGCGAAGCTATGAGATCATGTTTCACAG ATATTAGAACCTTTGAAATTCTTCTTCGCACATATGAAGTAAGAGATGGCGCTCTGAAAAGTGGTACTGCCGATGAGTCTAACGTGGGGCCTCcgcagaaaagaaaaaggtcCACAGCATCAGGAGAAAATGCAGACCACGCACAGAAGAACAACTCCATTTTGGTTAGGCCTTGTAGCACTGCTAAAGGGCACACTGGCTACTTGACATTTGCAAGGCTTCGCGTGTCCGATGACCAAACTGAATCCTGA